AGGAGGCGCTCACGCTGGCCAAGGCCAAGGGGCAGGCGGAGCTCTCGCCCGCCGCGCTCGAAGGCTTTGCCTCGGCGAAGGTGCTGGTCGAGGCGCTGCGCCGCGCGGGCCCCAGGCCCACGCGCGCCAAGGTGCTGGCCGCGCTGGAGGGCATCCGCAGCTACGACCTGGGCGGTGGGCTCGAGGTGAGCTACACGCCACAGGACCACAGCGGCATCGACTTCGCGGACCTGGCGATCATCAGCGACGGGCGATTCAAGCGCTGAACCTTCCGCCCTCTTTCCCCTTTGCAACGGCCCGCCGGCACCCCGGCGGGCCGTTGCTTTTGGGCTTCTGCAAACAATGGTTTGACAGGGTTTCCACGAGCAAGAAAATGTCACCTAAAGCAACACATTACACATCTTCTGACAGGGGGCGGATGCCTCGTGGAAAGGCTTTGTTCGATGAAGACGATGTTCGCCTCCTGCGCCGCTGCGCTCCTCATGGCAGCGGTGGTTCCCGGGGCGTCGGCCCAGATCCTGATCGGCCAGTCGGCCGACCTCTCGGGCCCGGTGGCGGCCAGCGTGAAGGAAACCATCCTCGGTTCGCAGCTGGTGATCGACCAGGTCAACGCCCAGGGCGGCATCAACGGCGAGCAGATCGAGGTGATCCGCCTCGACGACGGCCTGGACGCCAAGCGCTCGCTGGAAAACACCCGCATCCTGATCGAGGACAAGAAGGTCCTCGCGCTGCTGCTGAACCGCGGCACGCCCAACACGATCGCGGTGATCCCGCTGCTCGACAAATACGGCGTGGCGCTGGTCGGGCCTTCGACCGGTGCGATGGTGTTGCACAAGCCGCTGCAGAAGAACATCTTCAACGTGCGCTCGACCTACCAGCGCGAAGCGGAAAAGGCGGTCCAGCATCTGCAGACCACCGGCATCCAGCGCATCGCCGTGGTCCAGGCCGAGGACTCCTTCGGCAAGGACGCAATGGAAGGCGCCAACAAGGGCTTCGAGAAGGCGAACCTGAAGCCGGCGGTGGTGGCGCTCGCCGACCGCAACAAGCCCGACTACGCGACCATCGTGCCGCAGATCACCAAGGCCAATGCGCAGGCCGTGCTGTGGATCGGCTCGGGCACCGCGGTGACGGAAGGCGTGAAGGCGCTGCGGGCTGCGGGCTCGGCGGCGCAGATCATCACGCTGTCGAACAACGCCGCGTCGGGCTTCATCAAGGAACTGGGCTCGGCGAGCGCGGGCGTGATCATCACGCAGGTGCTGCCCTATGAGCGCTCGTTCGGCCACCCGATGATCAAGGAGGCGCTGGCGCTCGCGAAGGCCAAGGGGCAGAACGAGTTGTCGCCGGCACTGCTCGAGGGCTTCGTCGCCACCAAAGTGCTGGTGGAGGCGCTGCGCCGCACGGGCCCCAAGCCCACGCGCGCGAAGCTCATCGCCACGCTCAACAGCTTCCAGTACGACGTGGGCGGCGGCATCGACGTGAACTACTCGGCGACGGACCACACGGGCATCGACTACGTCGACCTGTCGATCGTGAGCGAGGGCCGCTTCAAGCGCTGACCGCGGCCTCCGGTCTCTCCCCCACAAACACGGCCCGCCGGCGCACCCGGCGGGCCGTTTCTCTTGGGACGTTGAAAACAACGGTCCGCAGGGTTTCCACACGCATAAAAATGTCACTTATAGAAACACACTACACATCTTTTGACAATGACAAACAAATCGTGGAAAGACCTCGCTCGATGAAGAAGATGTTCAAGTCCTGCGCCGCCGCACTCCTGCTGGCGGCGATCACCCAAGGCGCGTCGGCCCAGATCGTGATCGGCCAGTCGGCCGACCTCTCCGGTCTTGTCTCCGCCAGCGTCAAGGAGGCGATCCTGGGCTCGCAACTGGTGATCGACCAGGTCAATGCGCAAGGCGGCATCAACGGCGAGCGGATCGAGGTGATCCGCATGGACGACGGTTTCGATCCCAAACGGACCGTGGAGAACTCGCGCACGCTGATCGAGGACAAGAAGGTCATTGCCTTGCTGCTCAACCGCGGAACGCCCAACGCGACGGCCGTGATTCCCCTGCTCGAGAAGTACGGCGTGCCGCTGGTCGGCCCCTCCTCCGGCGCGATGGTGCTGCATGCGCCGGTGCAGAAGTACATCTTCAATGTGCGCTCGACCTACCAGCGCGAGGCCGAGAAGGCCGTGCAGCACCTGAACACCATCGGCATCCAGCGCATCGGCATCGTGCAGGAGCAGGATTCCGCCTTCGCCACCGACGCCATGGTGGGCGCGAACAAGGGCTTCGAGAGCGCGAAGATGAAGCCCGCGGTGCTGGTGCCGGCCGATCGCCGCAAGCCCGACTACAGCGCCATCGTCCCTCCATTGACGCAAGCGAACGTGCAGGCGGTGCTCTGGATCGCTTCGGGCACGGCCGTCACCGAAGGCGTGAAGGCGCTGCGCGCGGCGGGCTCGGCGGCGCAGGTGATCACGCTGTCGAACAATGCCGCGTCGGGCTTCATCAAGGAATTGGGCGCATCGAGCGGTGGCGTGATCGTCACCCAGGTGCTGCCGTACGAGCGCTCCTTCGGCCATCCGCTCATCAAGGAAGCCATGGCGCTCGCGAAGGCCAAGGGGCAGAACGAGCTGTCGCCCGCACTGCTCGAAGGCTTCGTCGCCACCAAGGTGCTGGTGGAAGCGCTGCGCCGCACGGGCCCCAAGCCCACGCGCGCCCGGCTGCTCGCCACGCTCAACAGCTTCCAGTACGACGTGGGTGGCGGCCTCGACGTGAACTACTCGCCGACGGACCACTCGGGCATCGACTACGTCGATCTGTCGATCATCAGCGAGGGCCGCTTCAAGCGGTGATCGCCTCCGCCGCTGCGCTGCCCTGTTTCTTACTTGGGTGCGGCGGCAGGCGCAGGCTCGTGCGTGGTGGTGTCGCCACCGTGCTTTTCGCCCGACATGTCGACCTTGTCGCCGGCCTTGGAGATCACGTACAGGGCAATGGCGGCAAAGATGACGAAGCCGACGACGATTTTCCACATGGGTGTTGTCTCCTGAATGGGCAAGGGATGGATGAATGGGTGTGCTCAAGAAAAAGGCCTCATGCCGCCTGGCATGAAGCCTCTTTGTTGAACGGAGGGCCCGGGCCCTCCTGTGCGGCTGAAACTCAGTCGTTGGCGTAGATGTCCACGTCCTTGGTTTCGCGGATGAACAGCGTGCCTATCACCAGCGTGATGCCGGCGATGATGATCGGGTACCAGAGGCCGTTGTACATGTTGCCGGTCGACGCCACGATGGCGAAGGCCGTGGTCGGCAGCAGGCCGCCGAACCAGCCGTTGCCGATGTGGTACGGCAGGCTCATCGAGGTGTAGCGGATGCGCGTGGGGAACATCTCCACCAGCATCGCGGCGATCGGGCCG
This region of Variovorax sp. RKNM96 genomic DNA includes:
- a CDS encoding ABC transporter substrate-binding protein encodes the protein MKTMFASCAAALLMAAVVPGASAQILIGQSADLSGPVAASVKETILGSQLVIDQVNAQGGINGEQIEVIRLDDGLDAKRSLENTRILIEDKKVLALLLNRGTPNTIAVIPLLDKYGVALVGPSTGAMVLHKPLQKNIFNVRSTYQREAEKAVQHLQTTGIQRIAVVQAEDSFGKDAMEGANKGFEKANLKPAVVALADRNKPDYATIVPQITKANAQAVLWIGSGTAVTEGVKALRAAGSAAQIITLSNNAASGFIKELGSASAGVIITQVLPYERSFGHPMIKEALALAKAKGQNELSPALLEGFVATKVLVEALRRTGPKPTRAKLIATLNSFQYDVGGGIDVNYSATDHTGIDYVDLSIVSEGRFKR
- a CDS encoding ABC transporter substrate-binding protein, coding for MKKMFKSCAAALLLAAITQGASAQIVIGQSADLSGLVSASVKEAILGSQLVIDQVNAQGGINGERIEVIRMDDGFDPKRTVENSRTLIEDKKVIALLLNRGTPNATAVIPLLEKYGVPLVGPSSGAMVLHAPVQKYIFNVRSTYQREAEKAVQHLNTIGIQRIGIVQEQDSAFATDAMVGANKGFESAKMKPAVLVPADRRKPDYSAIVPPLTQANVQAVLWIASGTAVTEGVKALRAAGSAAQVITLSNNAASGFIKELGASSGGVIVTQVLPYERSFGHPLIKEAMALAKAKGQNELSPALLEGFVATKVLVEALRRTGPKPTRARLLATLNSFQYDVGGGLDVNYSPTDHSGIDYVDLSIISEGRFKR